Proteins from one Peromyscus eremicus unplaced genomic scaffold, PerEre_H2_v1 PerEre#2#chr22_unloc_1, whole genome shotgun sequence genomic window:
- the LOC131900498 gene encoding olfactory receptor 2Z1 → MSNMNQSDTSNFVLISLFSRSGSHELLFSLVAAIFIIGLLGNTILLILIRLDSRLHTPMYYLLSQLSLLDVCFPLITIPKMVSEFPKKESLISFGGCAAQIFFLTMMGVAEGVLLALMSYDRFVAVCHPLQYPILMRHQVCLFMVASSWLAGVLNASIQTSITLNFSYCASRVVDHFFCEVPALLKLSCSDTSIYELALSISGVLILMLPLLLIITSYGHVLRAVLHMHSQESRNKAFTTCSSHITVVGLFYGAAVFMYMVPGSYHTPHQDNMVSLFYSLITPTLNPLIYSLRNREVRIAFLKLFSRFRNKQKL, encoded by the coding sequence ATGAGTAATATGAATCAATCAGATACCTCCAATTTCGTCCTGATAAGCCTCTTCAGCAGATCTGGTTCACATGAACTCCTTTTCTCCCTTGTGGCTGCCATATTTATCATTGGCCTTCTGGGAAACACTATTCTACTCATCTTGATCCGGTTGGACTCCAGactccacacacccatgtactaCCTGCTGAGTCAGCTTTCCCTCTTAGATGTTTGTTTCCCCCTCATCACCATACCCAAGATGGTATCAGAATTCCCTAAGAAAGAAAGCTTGATTTCCTTTGGAGGCTGTGCAGCACAAatatttttcctgaccatgatgGGTGTGGCTGAAGGAGTTCTACTGGCCCTCATGTCTTATGACCGCTTTGTGGCAGTGTGCCATCCCCTACAGTACCCTATACTCATGAGACATCAAGTGTGCCTGTTTATGGTGGCCTCTTCCTGGCTAGCAGGTGTGCTCAATGCCTCCATCCAGACTTCCATCACTCTGAACTTTTCCTACTGTGCCTCTCGAGTTGTAGACCACTTTTTCTGTGAAGTGCCAGCCCTGCTAAAACTCTCCTGTTCAGATACTTCCATATATGAGTTGGCACTATCCATCTCTGGAGTGCTGATCCTCATGCTCCCCCTTTTACTCATTATTACTTCATATGGCCATGTTTTGAGGGCTGTTctgcacatgcactcacaggaATCCCGAAATAAGGCCTTCACTACCTGCTCTTCACACATCACAGTAGTGGGACTCTTTTATGGTGCTGCAGTATTTATGTACATGGTACCTGGTTCATACCACACCCCACACCAAGACAACATGGTCTCCCTTTTCTACAGCCTCATCACCCCTACTCTCAATCCCCTCATCTACAGTCTGAGGAACAGAGAGGTGCGGATTGCTTTCTTAAAATTGTTTAGCAGATTTAGAAACAagcaaaaatta